AGATTCATCATTtgtaaataacgaaaaattgacgaaatcaGTGAGCAGTTTTGATCAAAGTAAGGAAACTAGTTCCTTCAATCCTGCTCGAGAAGAGGAGACTACTGTTGACAGTCATCAGAATTTATTACCATGTCGGACTAATCTTTTAAAAGCTAGAGATACTGAATCTACAGAGAAATGTACTGATACATCACCAtgtcaagaaataaaaaatgctcaCATATTCTTAGCAGAAAAGATAGAGGGGATGGAATGTGAGCCGAATATTGTTAGCAACAGTTCAGTAATCCTTAAAAAAGATGTCATCAATGATTTTCTCAAAGAATCACCAATGATGAACGAGGACGCTGAATATAGAAGGTACTCtttgaatttaaacaaacctctcCTGGAAATTTCTTCAGAACAGTCGACAAAATCTGAAAATCCACAAAATAGTATTTTAAATGACATCAATTTACCTTTGGGGACTGATAGAAGTATGGAGACAATCAGTACAAGTTTGGAGGCCTTTGGATTCGAAAATTCTTTCAACTatgatttcaacaattttgatGTAGCACCAAACATTGATGAGGTTGTGGAGAATGATCAAAGCAATACTTGGAAATATTCGAAAGCACATTCTCGGTTTGAAGACTGTGAGCGTTACAAAAACCCTGATAATTGCATCAATCCAATTTTATCAAGTTTGGAATGTTTGGATAATTTAAACACAGTTCCCATTTATACAACTAAAGATGGCAAAATCACATATAGCCCAAATCCAAAATTCACATACAGAGCATTGATCATGGAGgcaagagaaagagaagggtATTCAGATACACGTGAATCGTATTCCAGACATTCCAGAACCCCAGAAAACCTcagttattcgaaaaatcaaatctcgTTTCGCAAGAGGAAAAGTAGTAATGGGTACAGACACTCCGGGGGTTATACTAAGAAGCATTATCTGGAACACTACGAACCAAAAGAACATGGTGAATCTTCAACGaccaattcaatcgagccATGGAATAAGAGTTGCTTTAGTCGTAACAAATACCGTCATCAACCGAGAGATCGAAAGTCTCATCATTTTCCGCACCATAATCTTGTTTCACAGAAAAAGCACGATACTCAAAAGATAACACAGGAAATATCATCTAGTAAGTATAAGCTTCGGGAAGGCTGTACTATCCTTGAAGATCGTCATaaacagaaaaatgaaactgtaaaTTCTTTCAAACGGAAAAATAGGACAGAATTTGAACAATCAACGGAACAGTCTGGCCCTGATCCTGTCTTACTTAGAAACACTCGAGATCTGAATGGTTATCAAAATCCTACAGAATTTGCTCAACCAAAGCAAAGTACAAGTAAAACAACATCtattagaaaattgaaaaattgtggaaaacatGGCAGCATTGAAGAAAATGTGTCTGATTTGCAGCACGGTGATCAACCAAAAGATCTTCACAAAATATCGACACAAAAATTTGCTTCTGAatctgataaaaataaacatataagTGAATGTACTGCAAACCTTGTGTCATTAAAATTAGAGCCAAGTACATTCAGTCACCCACAatacattgagaaaaaaaccatGGATTTCAAAGTGAAACAATTAGAATTAAGCTTTCCAAAAATAGAAGATAAACCTTTCAATGATCAGTACTTATCAGAAATTCCAAGCAGAAAATTAAGTGAAGACGTAAATGATGAGTCAGAAACCACCGATCAATACTTATCAGAAATTCCAAACAGCAAATTAAGTGAAGACCTAAATGCTGAGTCAGTAACTAACAAATTTCGCCGtaaggaaaacaaaacaaatatgCTGTACGATCACATTGATGGATTCAAAGAGAACACTGAAAATTCAGTTGTTCAACGAGAAAGCTGTCTCGCAATAGATATACCCATGAAACATTTATTCGATGAAACCAAAGAAGTTTACCATGAAAAAAGTGAAGCAAACGTACTGTATGATCAAGTCAATGATTGGAAAGGTGGCTGTGAAAGTTTGGCTGTTCGCCATGAGTCTTTTCTTAAAACGGATGTACCAAAGGAAACTTTACTAGATAAAACCAAAGAAGTTCACCATGaaggaaacaaagaaaatgtgCTTTGTGATCAAAATGATGATATTTATGAAACTAGAACCTCAAATATATCCGAAAACAAACTAAATGACTTAACTTTTTCAGAGAGTGAATGCGTAATTCCTTCAGGTTCTGTAAAATCTCCTAAGACGATAGAAAAGTTGGAAGAAATTGATCATAACTTGAAAAACATAAATAGCACAAAGGATAAGGCAATTATTAATGGCTCACACATTGAAGATGAAACCTGTTTGACACCATTTGAAGTCATTTCGGCCAATAAAGGTTCTCAAGAACCAAAGGTTGCAGAAATATCAGAAATGCAGAACAAAATTGGACCGAAAATGAGTTCAAATACAAGAATTCAAAACTCTCCAGAAGAAGCTAATTCTAATCAGCCCTTGAATAATGCAGACATTCAGACCAGCTTAAATTTTGTAGAACATTGGTCATCGGAAAACCCAGATGTCGACCAGGAACACACGTTGAACAAAGACAGTCATATTGATAATAgacttgaattgaaaaatggagATTCCATTAATGAGGCTCGAGGTAATCTTGAATCTGCCAAATCGAATGACACCATTTTTCATCGTCCAGAATTATCAGGCAGCTCACAAAGTGAACAATATCCTATGGAATTAGAAAAGAAGGTATCAGAAGTAGAATGTAATGAAATcacattaaaaaatgaaaatggaatGCTAGTAAAAGATTGTGCGAAAGAACAAGTTAATAGCCACATTATCAAAACGAAATCTGAATATGAGAACATAACAAAATCTCAACCGCATTTTGAAAACTATATCACATATTCGCCACTAAGCGAGAGCCCAGAAGACTCTAAGGCAATTCCAAAACTTGTGATAAAGAAGACAGATAGTTTgagttgtaaaaatatatgccTGACGTCAGCTGTACTACTGCAAGGTTTAGGTACTGAAAAAATGTTGGGCAAAGACGTCAAGAATACTAAGGCCTCTGCACATCCTAAAATACCAAAAATATTGATCAGAAACGCCAAATCACGTCCTAGTACACCATCAATAGAAGAAATAtctgaagaaaaatgtttctctCCATGTAATAAAGAAGATAATAAATCTCACAAAGTGAAAATACTGTTAGAAGAGACGCGATCTACAAGTCCCACTGCAGCATCTCATGCAAACAATCTACATACCGATATCACAGAAAGTAAAATTCCGAAGATCAAAATTAAGCTGGAAGATAGGCTATCAAaagtaattattgaaaatgttaTTACGGAGCCCTGTGAATCAAACGAGGATGCTCAAAAAATCattccaaaaatgaaaatcaaaaaattaaacggtACGCTGCGACAAATTGTGGACACTAAGATATTGCCTGTTTCTATTCCTCgaatgtttatttatacagAGTTAGAGAATAAGAAACAAACACGGACTATTATGAGAGAAGATGAAAATGAATGTAGCACGTTGGGTGAAAACTTTACGTCTGTTGCACCAAATTCTATCctaagtaataaaaaattgatgaatgaTACTGAATTTAAAAGAATTCCAAAACTTAAAATAAAAAGGCAAAGCTCAGGATGTTCTGTAGagttggaaagaaaaagacaCAACGTGAGTCCTGTCCAATCAGAAACAAAAAAGGTTAAAAAATCTCTGAAATTAACGGAATCCAATGATAAAAAGCCTTCTAGCAAATCATCTGTATCTTCCGAACACCAGGATAGCCCGAAGAAACAAGATAGTTCTGCCATTGGACGGTCTCATCAGTTGAGTTGTTCTGAAATCGACGAGTATGCATCAGCTAATGATTCCTCTGGTAAAATAAGAGGTGATCAATCAAAATCCACAAAGGGAAAAATTTCTGTTGGTCCAAAGGAAATACCGAAAGTTATTATCAAGAGAACCTCGCCCAGCGCAGAATTTAAATGTGAATTAAGCAAAGGTCGGCGAGATGcgataatattgaataaaatgtggCAGCCAGAAGTAAAGCTTCAGCGTTCTTGGGTATTAGATTGTATGGCCAAAgatttgaatttaaacaaCCTAAAGCTTAAACTTGCAACTCCTGGTAgcttgaaaaagaaaagtttattACAGAAAAGGACAGAAATTAAAGCTATGCATGTAGCAAATGATAATGTCAACAAGATttgtagtaaaaataaattgtttagaTCCAAGTCAATGTCTGATTTGGTATCTGAGCAAGGACACGCCGGAACACTTGTCGATTATTATAATAGGCAACTGAAGCAGACAAGTGTTGTAAGTTTACCGATACATTCAAGTACTCGTAAGAGATGCAAGAGCGATTTGGGTAGTATATTCACGAAACATTCAGAGAATttagaattcgaaaaaaaattaaggtaCAATTATGATTCACACAGAAtacaattaatgaaaaaacatGAGCTCATCTGTAAAGatgatgttgaaaatttttcaaacattcaaTCAATGAAAGAATGTCAGGTATTCACTGGAAATCATGAGAATATATGGGATCCAGAAATAACATCCGAGAAATCATGTGTTTTCCAAAATCACAATGAATCACTGAATCATATAAACACATTCAAAATCAATCCAGAGAAAATTCTagatgaaaatatgaattcaAAAAGTGAACCCTCTTTACTGGAAAAAACCCCAATATTAAGTGACAAAACTTTAAATAAACCTTCTATCGATTCGAATCTAAACTCGAAAATTCTTACAAACAGTTCGACATCTAACTTTGAATGTAGCAAAAATGATAACGAAGGCGTTCATATTCTTGCAAGTTGTTTCAGTGCGACAGGTAAACAAGAAGTTTCAGAAGACACTACACTGACAAAAAATTCCACTGTTAATTCTCTTCAGAGGCATATCAAACTTGGTACAAACATAAAAGAAATGCGAAGCACAATTATTGAGGATTGCAAAATGGATGTGACTCCGGTCGAAACTGAGATATTGCAAAATAAAGGCATGTATTGTGATGAAATAAACCAAGCCAGAACTGTCATTGACGATATCAATATACGTGACCATTCAATAACTTTGCGGCATGTGATGTCAATAGAACCAGTTGTTGATATTccgaaaagaaattcaaaaaactgTTCTTATAAAAATTCCATGAAATTTACAAATGCTTCGCAGATCGTGGATCCTGAATCTATTGATTGCGTGTACAACATaactaaattaaataataccAACAACTCAGATGACGACGCAAATCAAGGGCATAATCAAAATTatgtttctgaaaatttcatatcagACAGTGCTACAGAGGAGCAAAGGAAAAATTCTGTCCTTAACGAAAACGTACTTAAAACACCTCTTAATCTCAGTAGCACTTCAACAGATTCAAATACTGAATATGTTCAGAATCCTGAGATTGATACTAACCTGAATAGCAGCCTAGGTAGTGCAACTGATGGCGATGAATATTCTATGATTAAAGCAGAATCTTTCGAAGCAGCTCAAACGATAAGTGAACCAGTATCAACTTCGCCAAGCTTTAGTCGATATGAAATGGAAATCCCCATGTATACAGATGCAATCAAGGACAATGAAATGTGTTTGTACTCCGAGGATGCAATCCCTACACAGTATGAATTAGAACTAGAGCTTACAGACACTTTGGCTCATGATTCTTCAGAAGTACCAATACCTGAAACTGGCAACTACGACAAAGAAATTCCGTATTATTCTCAAGatgaaacaaatgaaaatgctCAACACTTGCCCAATATTTTAAGCACTTCTGGAAATATTGTAAACCTCAATGAAACAAAATCTGAAAGTGCTATGCCTGAAAACAACGAGAATAATTCTGTCGAAGTTTGCTCCATAAAGCACCAAGAAGAGCCGTTAGCACATCCTGATGACGAAGATGCAATTTCACGCAGATATATTGGTAAACTCAATTCAGATAACAATGGGCATACGGAAAGTGCTGTAGGACATGATGGGAACATAGAAGAATCTTTTTGTCATTCAGATTCATTGGTAAAAGAAGTTCTTGCTGCTAAGGAGACATTGAAAAGGTGTCTTGCAAAgaataaagatgaaaatagaTTTAAACTCAAATCTAGACCAAAAacagctgctgaaaaaaaacagGGATTAAGTTTCGACGTCAGTGCGCTACCTGTTTGTAATGAAAGTCTTACTACGCTGTCAACTTTGCCAAATGGTTCTAAACTAATGGATCAAAATGTTGATACTaccaatgaaaataaattccttCAGATTCAAACCAAGACCAAGATTCAAATGAACACAAATAAGTTAGATAGAAAACATTCCAAAGGTAGTAAGCATAATTCAATACAAAGAAAATATTCCAGCTTTCTTCCAAATGTAGCGCAAAAAAATGGCAGCATTACACAAGTGAAAGGATCTTTAATTCCGAAACATAGTTCAATAGATAATAAAGGAAGCATTGAACTAGCCGAAGACGATATGACCATATcgctaaaaaattcaaagcacttgatgaaaaagaaatcttttTCAGAGACACATAAAAAGATACCTGGACTTATGAATTCCAAAGATAATAAATGTAGATCTAAGATGTTGAGGCATGACCTCGATTCAAAATATGTTGGAAAATCCAAAATCGGTCTGgaaaatattacattacaAGAATCCAGCACAGATTTTGTTcagtgtaaagaaaaattagacACAGCTAAACCTAAGTACAAATCATTGAAAACCTTATTggatcaaaatttaaaatcagtAACGgacaaaacaaaatttaaattttataagaTACCAAAACTTACAAAACCGACTCATCGTGAAAGCCAAAGATTGACTGAAGAACTTGAGGAGTCACAGAGAAAAGAAGCAAGAATGCCAATATTAGAACCTCAAGTTGATATAAACATGGATATTGATATCCCAACCTTCAATTTTGGCCGAGAGATGTCAAGATCGCCACCTGTCATAACAATTCAGGAAAGTGTAACTCATTATGAGACAGCAACTTCAAGTTCCAGGGATGACTTATGTCAGGTGTCCTCAAATAAGGAAAAGGAAATCTTGTCAAGACAAGAAATAATGTTTACTGATCCGGAGACACCGGAGGCCATGTTAACGCACGGTAAAGGAACAACTGTTGCTGACATTGTAAATGATATGGCGTATCACGAAAAAGTGAGTAAATGTTACGATTGCAAAAAACTActgtgaacatttttttttgtcacaagtttttttgttgtaaattttactAACAATTGTTGAAAACGTTGAAATCCACGTATACTTGGTTCCGGTGAACATATGAATTTAATGCTTCATGTTCTTTTTCAACAATCATACACCACTATtccatttttgttattttgttgTAGGCGATAATAAAACATAAACGATACTGTACGCTATGCGAAAGGTGGTTTCCAACTGTTACAAGATATAGAAGACATTTAAGTGGATATCAGCATCGCCACACGGAATTAACTCAGA
Above is a genomic segment from Neodiprion pinetum isolate iyNeoPine1 chromosome 1, iyNeoPine1.2, whole genome shotgun sequence containing:
- the LOC124219495 gene encoding uncharacterized protein, with translation MNYSGNMPDWQQYHSPQLIGSEVPSAGGQNVNHSPIFGPSISPRRLNGSSFSPEGLTKPQNDANYNSRNFQQSPNTLNGHNVPPDNPSIGATVLMSGCHRHYGTPSPRNTMIEGTNASLDSRNVPVSSMNEVSGQQNHQISMNGLAGHMSCPTISGPMGPMGQRTTPTALQAPFPTSSRQGQGSYMPCKGLCCNPDTSLSYQSWEKFGPYPPNVPNRSDTGYSVDNRRFGNEFVSREPLSTTAYNVDPRRNFPDYKYRKDSIIQRPYAHPPSIIQSYPVQNYNFTGEYQKYPGYPVKEYPRDNSITNPQNPAILKYQEQSVIVQQKYFTKQIQYQNGVIPKSIVPANMGGNIISRAQNPYFNPPLTRDFPRDYSDSNTLANKGIQTPNAIHPTYSKYQMYQQKIAMQRFSMENHMQELTRIPGYQSQPKYQECILRHKELLRLQQNVDYQSIVQGTPRAVTSQVNDDIPPINLQFDQNGVLINSTFAPAGFSNLQSPINVRNSKNIQSVTNREMGAENMHHPEQFKSQSTIENHIQTQVSSSLSQCSLPCKNEESYSLQKEFKEDQYNVKKQEREDHNVSNIENDKTSSILQRNSSDFADKPELDVRQFLANWDESEDEDAGNGNLPDVVSSNSTSSVVPEYESTKVISDNSEEPANCSNIQDCQSTDDCERFEDTQNNKKSSNYTENKTYKYDSQRDGDISKSSEQDFDTSDSNKSIIRDETDIKSTGSDYKGETELHVTEKLLDCPDIHMSTKLQCQEKKSLDNNNSQEISNPMEVDIMVAKKSTQEETITAIKEHIETHKYDSSVDIHSDIEEVSESNDNSRSSYSGESSDNKENHFSSNEDLSDSSNAKRMNRHSISSVTKLPKTIKGTEIHIDAQELAAIPVSPKSNSEILEGSDLQKQSSFVNEESHNPDDISLPDLPTSECTPISTTLNTPIHSDSEESLDPVIDLTIPTNPIEIIQNSPMLSFTHSPIKMEPYEHFDENDFTGKLSQDAMDFDFHADNSCDNDFEKLTDVSSHTTEQYNIPQSNEETFDSDCIEVLSEKVEQKIIGDMHKLEIKEIAVDSNIAKNLSADGNQFSFSKKNAVATNETNSNMGDTDCEVWSVVTVRDPEHQISNTTDHQEEKNYADKLQTLSEFGNKLSERLRGTKSNFEEDAVPAPTDKNYCSISRWQNRCERDDEVTALNLVKDENKVSSDSKKMNDRVTTSQAVTCEEISFKSSDNSNCDSSVESKELFTSAEHTDLYSSSSEGDAIYTQTTENQQHFSGTSNIPLIPGEYFEEPKIPVLPMEGNCLTKIIKNTSPITDLDVLGSDDEKLEKIDELWMEVGGVETVDKVTDVNTDCCTVRGKITNRQKILDLRNKQRKLQNSECKRLKKSVKTKDVSKAFGRIWDNSKEMELRSNTFKNSRLDETCSLNAVQQTIDPINEEVRTDCSINTGANNNVEILPEQRTLNKPPIVSKPISSKLFRENDHLTHKICSGSSATEIMKCQEKANHVNDIATKLLENARLFEPELRKTEILRKDSTCTNNVSDTSKKRMKLLKEYRKMKTTVNMDSASNQSRKTEDDVKSDIVLSTDIVEGCKQIVVTDVAKVDSEVLENLNANTVQEVSQESNCLRQNINVDPAVSTDIIVPEEKCRKTLHDGDRAVLDKDRQIDNDYYVNMEDNITVENSGTTNSSKTLNTMVVNLFDKDTNERAINLSKSLTDFDSLQTLHEKGCVPSDNHNSYISEDLRSDEIREIKNGGNEEKNCALPESVLAVDNPLYTQMVEKDNDALEENDIKAVDDNGNSDITLAPASLAEEPTLKEHNMHETDRQSIKITADGCQPEKFSPIPQKIQESIDCTKNPDQMVDNFLACENLTAASENESAETAEFTSKHNGLSALNESMTENEEQNEKHDNEIVDRELSCDLQNEHRDVVSDSSFVNNEKLTKSVSSFDQSKETSSFNPAREEETTVDSHQNLLPCRTNLLKARDTESTEKCTDTSPCQEIKNAHIFLAEKIEGMECEPNIVSNSSVILKKDVINDFLKESPMMNEDAEYRRYSLNLNKPLLEISSEQSTKSENPQNSILNDINLPLGTDRSMETISTSLEAFGFENSFNYDFNNFDVAPNIDEVVENDQSNTWKYSKAHSRFEDCERYKNPDNCINPILSSLECLDNLNTVPIYTTKDGKITYSPNPKFTYRALIMEAREREGYSDTRESYSRHSRTPENLSYSKNQISFRKRKSSNGYRHSGGYTKKHYLEHYEPKEHGESSTTNSIEPWNKSCFSRNKYRHQPRDRKSHHFPHHNLVSQKKHDTQKITQEISSSKYKLREGCTILEDRHKQKNETVNSFKRKNRTEFEQSTEQSGPDPVLLRNTRDLNGYQNPTEFAQPKQSTSKTTSIRKLKNCGKHGSIEENVSDLQHGDQPKDLHKISTQKFASESDKNKHISECTANLVSLKLEPSTFSHPQYIEKKTMDFKVKQLELSFPKIEDKPFNDQYLSEIPSRKLSEDVNDESETTDQYLSEIPNSKLSEDLNAESVTNKFRRKENKTNMLYDHIDGFKENTENSVVQRESCLAIDIPMKHLFDETKEVYHEKSEANVLYDQVNDWKGGCESLAVRHESFLKTDVPKETLLDKTKEVHHEGNKENVLCDQNDDIYETRTSNISENKLNDLTFSESECVIPSGSVKSPKTIEKLEEIDHNLKNINSTKDKAIINGSHIEDETCLTPFEVISANKGSQEPKVAEISEMQNKIGPKMSSNTRIQNSPEEANSNQPLNNADIQTSLNFVEHWSSENPDVDQEHTLNKDSHIDNRLELKNGDSINEARGNLESAKSNDTIFHRPELSGSSQSEQYPMELEKKVSEVECNEITLKNENGMLVKDCAKEQVNSHIIKTKSEYENITKSQPHFENYITYSPLSESPEDSKAIPKLVIKKTDSLSCKNICLTSAVLLQGLGTEKMLGKDVKNTKASAHPKIPKILIRNAKSRPSTPSIEEISEEKCFSPCNKEDNKSHKVKILLEETRSTSPTAASHANNLHTDITESKIPKIKIKLEDRLSKVIIENVITEPCESNEDAQKIIPKMKIKKLNGTLRQIVDTKILPVSIPRMFIYTELENKKQTRTIMREDENECSTLGENFTSVAPNSILSNKKLMNDTEFKRIPKLKIKRQSSGCSVELERKRHNVSPVQSETKKVKKSLKLTESNDKKPSSKSSVSSEHQDSPKKQDSSAIGRSHQLSCSEIDEYASANDSSGKIRGDQSKSTKGKISVGPKEIPKVIIKRTSPSAEFKCELSKGRRDAIILNKMWQPEVKLQRSWVLDCMAKDLNLNNLKLKLATPGSLKKKSLLQKRTEIKAMHVANDNVNKICSKNKLFRSKSMSDLVSEQGHAGTLVDYYNRQLKQTSVVSLPIHSSTRKRCKSDLGSIFTKHSENLEFEKKLRYNYDSHRIQLMKKHELICKDDVENFSNIQSMKECQVFTGNHENIWDPEITSEKSCVFQNHNESLNHINTFKINPEKILDENMNSKSEPSLLEKTPILSDKTLNKPSIDSNLNSKILTNSSTSNFECSKNDNEGVHILASCFSATGKQEVSEDTTLTKNSTVNSLQRHIKLGTNIKEMRSTIIEDCKMDVTPVETEILQNKGMYCDEINQARTVIDDINIRDHSITLRHVMSIEPVVDIPKRNSKNCSYKNSMKFTNASQIVDPESIDCVYNITKLNNTNNSDDDANQGHNQNYVSENFISDSATEEQRKNSVLNENVLKTPLNLSSTSTDSNTEYVQNPEIDTNLNSSLGSATDGDEYSMIKAESFEAAQTISEPVSTSPSFSRYEMEIPMYTDAIKDNEMCLYSEDAIPTQYELELELTDTLAHDSSEVPIPETGNYDKEIPYYSQDETNENAQHLPNILSTSGNIVNLNETKSESAMPENNENNSVEVCSIKHQEEPLAHPDDEDAISRRYIGKLNSDNNGHTESAVGHDGNIEESFCHSDSLVKEVLAAKETLKRCLAKNKDENRFKLKSRPKTAAEKKQGLSFDVSALPVCNESLTTLSTLPNGSKLMDQNVDTTNENKFLQIQTKTKIQMNTNKLDRKHSKGSKHNSIQRKYSSFLPNVAQKNGSITQVKGSLIPKHSSIDNKGSIELAEDDMTISLKNSKHLMKKKSFSETHKKIPGLMNSKDNKCRSKMLRHDLDSKYVGKSKIGLENITLQESSTDFVQCKEKLDTAKPKYKSLKTLLDQNLKSVTDKTKFKFYKIPKLTKPTHRESQRLTEELEESQRKEARMPILEPQVDINMDIDIPTFNFGREMSRSPPVITIQESVTHYETATSSSRDDLCQVSSNKEKEILSRQEIMFTDPETPEAMLTHGKGTTVADIVNDMAYHEKAIIKHKRYCTLCERWFPTVTRYRRHLSGYQHRHTELTQRRTIHALFTLFTGKPCPRLQPPGVVRIDCGPGELTPLQIAVQGVTKESRKMDSNIEQPTNDDK